TAGAATCTATCTTAAACGGAACTAGCAATTTTTATATTTCTTCAAAAGAAGAATTGAATAAATGCTTAGATCATGTTGTTCAGTTGATTTCGGATTCATATGTTTTATATATAAATAATTCATATACCTCCTCCTCTTTTTTAGCTATTAGTGTGCTAGAAGAGGTTGGAAAAATTCAAATGGGAATATTTATTAAAGGTTCAGATTCCTATGTGAGAAAAGATAAATTAAGAGATCATAAGTCTAAACAAATTGTTGGAGCGAGCTACACTATTTGTATGGGCGAAAGGATTAAAAATGCAATTTCTAATGAAAATTTGGAAAAAATTTTTAAATTTATTTATTCTGGAGAATTGAAAGATTTAAGAGAACAAGTAATTTATTGTGATAGAAAAAATAACAATATCGTGACACCAAAAGATTTAATTACTCAAGAACTTGCAAGAAATCTACTTTTATTTGCGATAGAATCATTTGATGATAATCTGGTTGGATGGACAGATTACTCAATCGAGTTATCAAAGGAAACTGATTTATTTTTTGAAATTATTGCTAATTCTAAGATGAAATAGACAAAAAACCGCTCAGCTGAGTGGTTTTCGTTTATTCATCCCCTTTTACAGTACCCATGTACGGATGGCATGGGCAACGCCAGATTCATCATTAGATTTAGTGATGTATTTGGCGATTTTTTTGATTTCTGGATTTCCATTTTCCATGACAACGGGATTCCCAACGACTTCCAGCATGGCGCGGTCATTTTCTTCGTCACCGATAGCCATGGTTTCATCTTTGGTTAATCCGAGTTTTTCAGCTAGGTGAGTGATGGCTGAACCTTTGTCTACATTCTTTTTAAGGAGTTCGAGGTAGAAAGGAGCAGATTTGTTGATGGAGTAGCGCTCATAAAATTCTGCTGGAATTTTTTCAATCGCAGCATCGAGAATCTCAGGTTCATCGATGAACATACATTTGACAATTTCCTTGTCAGCCATTTCTTCAGGAGTGCGGTAAAAGATAGGCATGCTGACGAGGGTTGATTCGTGCACTGTGTATTTTCCGATATTGCGATTGGCAGTATAGATACCGTCCTTGGTAATAGCGTGCATGTGGACACCGAGCTTGCGACTGAGGAATTCCATATCCAGATAATCCTCATAGGTTAAGGATTCGCTGATAATTTCATGGCCTGTAGCAGTTTCTTGGACAAGGGCACCATTGAAGGTCACGACATAGTCACCCTCGTCCCTCAACTGCAAGTCGTCCAGAAGTTTGGCAACACCTGCGATAGGACGGCCAGTTGCAATGACGACTTTGACACCAGCTTCTTTGGCATCTTGGATGGCAGAAAAGACCTCAGGAGTGATTTCCTTTTGGCTGTTGACAAGGGTTCCGTCAATATCGACGGCAATTAGTTTAATACTCATAAATTTCCTCTTCTAGTTTTTATTTGGGGTAAAATGATCGTTCTCAATCAAGTGTAAAAATTGCTGGGTAATACTTGCGAAGATACTGTTTTGGTCTAACATTTCTTTCGGAAAATAGAAACGATTATCTCCGTGGCGACTTCCAGCAAGGGATTGGACGATAGGAGACAGGCTAGAGAGTTCTGCCAGTTCACCATTCTTTTGTAAAATTTCAATTTGTGTCCGTGGATTTTCAGATTCGGGACGATAGATATCATAAGGGAGGTCAAAGTTCTTATGAATGGCAGTATAGTAGTCTGGATCGAAGCCAATGTCCTCAACCAATTTTCTCATGCTAGCGAGTTGGTCTTGGTCCTCTTGTGAAAAGGTAATGGATTTAAAGACCTTGCGGTTGACAAAGCGTTGCGACAGGTCTGCAAGTATTTTGTCAGGACTGGTCATCCAGAGCTGGAAGTAGGTATTCATCACACCATCATCCAGAGCCAGATAGTCAGATAAATTCACATTTTTTTCAAAGAAAGGTAGGAGGTGTGGGCAAGTTCGTGCAAAGAAGTCTTTGTCCTCAGGATAGAGTTCCTTGGCGCGCTTGAGAAGATTCTGTAGGAGAACTTCCATGGCCCGTGTTGCTGGGTGGAAATAAACCTGCATGTACATCTGGTAACGACTGAGGACGTAGTCTTCGATGGCGTGCATGCCATTTCGCTGAAAGGCAATCCCATTTTCGATAGGACGAATGACCCGGAGGATGCGAGTCAGGTCAAATTCCCCATAAGATGCCCCTGTAAAATAGGAGTCGCGCAAGAGATAGTCCATACGGTCTGCATCAATCTGACTAGAAATGAGCTGCACGACCTGCTTATTAGGATAGGTGTGGTCGATGATACTGGCAACCTTTTCTGGAAAATCTGGCGCCACTTGTAGCAGGACTTGGTGAATTTCCGTCTCAGGACTTTGGATGATTTCCTGAGTAATGGCCTCATGATCGGTATCAAAAAGATGTTCAAAAGTATGGGAGTAGGCACCATGCCCAAGGTCATGGAGGAGAGCAGCGGTCATGGTGAGGAGTGATTCAGCAGGATTCCATTCTTCAGGATATTTTTCTTCAAAAATCTCCGTGATACGTCGTGCAATTTCATAGACTCCTAGACAGTGAGAGAAGCGACTATGTTCTCCACCGTGGAAGGTATAACTGGAAGTCCCAAGCTGTTTGATACGACGCAGACGTTGAAATTCTTTTGTATTAATCAAGTCATAGATGATTTGATTATTGACATGGATGTAGTTGTGAACTGGGTCACGGAATACTTTTTCGTTCATATGACCATTATAGCAAAATCCTGCTCTTTTTGGTAAAATAGTAGGACAAGAGAGAAGAAAGAGGACTTGATGTGAAGATTCGGATGCGAAATACGATTCAATTTGATGAACAGTTGGAAGTGATTGACCAACTCTATGATGTTGAAGTGCACGAAAAGGGAGATTATAGCTACCTGCTTTTTTATAATGAGGAAAAGGAAAAAGTAGTGATTAAATTTCATGGTCAAGAACTTGTGATGAGCCGATTTTCCAATCCCAAGACCATTATGCGCTTTCTAAAGGATAGCGATAGTTTAGCCTATATTCCTACACCTATGGGCATGCAGGAGTTTATCATCCAAACGAATCGTTATCAAGTGGATGGACAAAAGATCTATTTAGACTATCAATTACAAAATCAAGAGGGACAACTCTTTGCCAGCTATCACTTGGAAATTACTTGGGGTTAGTCTCTTGTCTTTTTCAAATTTACCTGACTATCTTCTTAGAGTGACTTCCTAGTGTGGTAGATTAGGCTATTTTTTGGTATAATAAAAGTTATGGAAATCGAAAAAACCAATCGTATGAATGCGCTCTTTGAATTTTATGCAGCGCTTTTGACAGACAAGCAAATGAACTACATAGAGCTCTACTACGCTGATGATTACAGCCTTGCCGAGATAGCTGAGGAGTTTGGAGTTAGTCGTCAGGCTGTCTATGACAATATCAAGCGAACAGAAAAGATTCTGGAAGATTATGAGATGAAATTGCACATGTACTCGGACTACATTGTCCGCAGTCAGATTTTTGATCAGATTTTGGAGCGCTATCCCAAGGATGACTTTCTGCAGGAGCAGATAGAAATTTTAACAAGCATTGATAATAGAGAATAAGAGGAAGAAAAATGGCATTTGAAAGTTTAACAGAACGTTTACAGAACGTCTTTAAAAATCTACGTAAAAAAGGAAAAATCTCTGAATCTGATGTCCAAGAGGCAACCAAAGAA
Above is a genomic segment from Streptococcus mitis containing:
- a CDS encoding phosphohydrolase, with amino-acid sequence MNEKVFRDPVHNYIHVNNQIIYDLINTKEFQRLRRIKQLGTSSYTFHGGEHSRFSHCLGVYEIARRITEIFEEKYPEEWNPAESLLTMTAALLHDLGHGAYSHTFEHLFDTDHEAITQEIIQSPETEIHQVLLQVAPDFPEKVASIIDHTYPNKQVVQLISSQIDADRMDYLLRDSYFTGASYGEFDLTRILRVIRPIENGIAFQRNGMHAIEDYVLSRYQMYMQVYFHPATRAMEVLLQNLLKRAKELYPEDKDFFARTCPHLLPFFEKNVNLSDYLALDDGVMNTYFQLWMTSPDKILADLSQRFVNRKVFKSITFSQEDQDQLASMRKLVEDIGFDPDYYTAIHKNFDLPYDIYRPESENPRTQIEILQKNGELAELSSLSPIVQSLAGSRHGDNRFYFPKEMLDQNSIFASITQQFLHLIENDHFTPNKN
- a CDS encoding sugar-phosphatase (YidA; catalyzes the dephosphorylation of erythrose 4-phosphate (preferred substrate), mannose 1-phosphate and p-nitrophenyl phosphate; hydrolyzes the alpha-D-glucose-1-phosphate but not the beta form; member of the haloacid dehalogenase-like hydrolases superfamily and Cof family of proteins) — protein: MSIKLIAVDIDGTLVNSQKEITPEVFSAIQDAKEAGVKVVIATGRPIAGVAKLLDDLQLRDEGDYVVTFNGALVQETATGHEIISESLTYEDYLDMEFLSRKLGVHMHAITKDGIYTANRNIGKYTVHESTLVSMPIFYRTPEEMADKEIVKCMFIDEPEILDAAIEKIPAEFYERYSINKSAPFYLELLKKNVDKGSAITHLAEKLGLTKDETMAIGDEENDRAMLEVVGNPVVMENGNPEIKKIAKYITKSNDESGVAHAIRTWVL
- a CDS encoding DNA-binding protein, which encodes MEIEKTNRMNALFEFYAALLTDKQMNYIELYYADDYSLAEIAEEFGVSRQAVYDNIKRTEKILEDYEMKLHMYSDYIVRSQIFDQILERYPKDDFLQEQIEILTSIDNRE